In the Balaenoptera acutorostrata chromosome 7, mBalAcu1.1, whole genome shotgun sequence genome, one interval contains:
- the LOC103001418 gene encoding LOW QUALITY PROTEIN: olfactory receptor 6V1-like (The sequence of the model RefSeq protein was modified relative to this genomic sequence to represent the inferred CDS: inserted 2 bases in 1 codon; deleted 3 bases in 2 codons), whose product MSWKPIRWYREWASSAVSNFSVVREFVLLGFSHLHEFQTLLFAFILLIYVLTVLGNLAIVTLTCLDSRLHSPMYCFLCNFSLVEVLVASTVVPRMLADLPSTPRTMSLAECLIRSFFSFSLGSTNFLILTVMAFSCYVAICRPLHYATIMNGPVCVKLVVVCWVVGFLSIISLTLQKTQLWFRGRNIIDHYFCDSAPPLKLSCSDTQHVELVDFFLSFLTLRAAALLLFVASYILTVSAVLRMPSSSGHQRPFRRXTSHLTVLLLGYGSAVFIYLRPGKGYSTQLNEVVAPFLNLYLFIFTFPNEKVREVIEDVSERILLRDPATHR is encoded by the exons ATGTCATGGAAACCTATCAG ATGGTACAGGGAATGGGCGTCAAGCGCAGTGAGTAACTTCAGCGTCGTCAGGGAGTTTGTGCTCCTGGGATTTTCTCATCTGCATGAGTTCCAGACCCTCCTGTTTGCTTTCATCCTATTGATATATGTGCTGACGGTGCTGGGGAACCTGGCCATTGTCACCCTCACATGCCTGGACTCCCGCCTCCACTCACCCATGTACTGCTTC CTCTGCAACTTCTCCCTCGTTGAGGTGCTGGTCGCCTCCACTGTGGTCCCTAGGATGCTGGCCGACCTGCCTTCCACTCCCAGAACCATGTCCCTGGCTGAATGCCTGATCcggtctttcttttccttctccctgggcTCCACCAACTTCCTCATCCTCACAGTCATGGCCTTCAGTTGCTACGTGGCCATCTGCCGTCCTCTGCACTACGCGACCATCATGAACGGGCCAGTCTGTGTGAAGCTGGTGGTGGTCTGCTGGGTGGTTGGGTTCCTCTCCATCATCTCCCTGACCCTGCAGAAAACCCAGCTCTGGTTCCGCGGCCGCAACATCATTGACCACTACTTCTGTGACTCTGCCCCGCCGCTCAAGCTGTCCTGCTCTGACACGCAGCACGTCGAGCTCGTGGACTTCTTCCTGTCC TTCCTCACTCTTCGTGCTGCCGCCCTGCTGCTCTTCGTGGCCTCGTACATCCTCACTGTGTCTGCAGTGCTGCGCATGCCCTCCTCCTCCGGGCACCAGAGGCCGTTCCGCCG CACCTCCCACCTCACGGTGCTGCTTCTGGGCTACGGCAGCGCCGTCTTTATCTACCTGAGGCCAGGCAAGGGCTACTCCACGCAGCTCAATGAGGTGGTGGCCCCATTCCTCAACCTCTACCTCTTCATCTTCACCTTCCCGAATGAGAAGGTCAGAGAGGTCATTGAGGATGTGTCCGAAAGGATCCTCCTCAGAGACCCAGCCACCCACAGATGA